A genomic window from Thalassoroseus pseudoceratinae includes:
- a CDS encoding protein kinase domain-containing protein, with amino-acid sequence MANCPQCQVNLSQDDLEASRCSQCGYQWNADEVPADVPAPDAAAGHWSDDQDDGGVTIDVREMSSQEIQRLEQVWGTSANQDATPGMTIKARDDQYLDEDFNKGGGGAQSADSGPNGDSATGDSEKTMTAPGYAADLPPASPEDKETNQASPTDEVPPVDPSDSADDDEWSADSHEVTVESNEFIDESQSADDLRTIPDVAAGGDSEEIDHESATFASDEFISDDAAESASDSGDENDSYDQTIISDEFGEFDESPDSKTYESDADLESDFDELGATIPDVGSLGASLPQEDRGDQTIVSDSLEVEGADSADQTSKTDEFDAAGSMGPPQDDSYDQTIVSDEFASDSKTFDSNESGGVSNDRTAAMDADDLKRSLSSGGLVIKRRSLRLEGTPRAEDADYVLMNLLGEGGMGKVYNARQTSVDRSVAVKMLKVKSKKLREQQAKFLTEAVVTGDLAHPNIVPIYDVGQDEEEALFYSMKHVTGNPWIDTLRQKPLDKNLEVLMRVADAMAFAHSKGVVHRDLKPENVMLGEFGEVLVMDWGLAMPTKEFSHGKRGITPTNSMGGTPAYMAPEMATGPLSSIGPASDVYLLGAILYEIVTGAPPHRGKNAMKCLMAAAKNVIHPAKEEGELMSIAMRAMATNPRERHGSVHEFRTAVEDYLTHSESYELSDRAEDDLREARETGNYQTFNKAVFGFEEALRLWSGNKTAATGLAITQVAYAERALENSDFDLAASLLDQNDPDHQPILATIAKSKKERDDRIQKLKRARQVGYGLVATILLVVSAAFLWVNAARAEAEERRVAAENSERRAAGSAAIADFNAIEAGIQEEQALRNLAIAEAAKEAEAVQARRAAGEAAIAFFNAIEAQAQKKQTEQALLAAELAQAAEEAQARIAAGEAVIADFNAVQATVQQHKAELAQLAEAIQTRIAAGEAALSDFNAVQASVEEQKAVAAQKAESKQRKRAAGEAVIAFFNSIEAQAQRKQAEIARAAEVIQSRRAAGSAALSDFNAVQASVEEQNARVQEQRAVANLDLALTERKRADGEAAVAQFNAIEASVQRTIAEVERNEAISARRREEIARKAQEYESYGALIGLAKAKIEENSFDFARDLLNQTNPSFRNWEWGYLMHLCSQSEREFEQGKRIESIALFHQDDRFAIGGAEGLARVQNRLDKDDVQDIPLPASVNVLSIAVSPDNRFIALGTDDTRNGFIKLWNVDNQEFVEESFGPRDIFSIAGNEDQRMALGHLNHVVSVEFSRDGRLLLTASMDRTARLWNVATGDLIRTFDAHSDWVWDATFASNDSGLETQIITVSEDGTAVVWRDPTGQWTEEANVSFLLPFRGHTGPVYSVACSPDGQTVATGGYDRKILVWQPEDIPQLTQKEYFAKLYRREPVPRTKFTVLSGHSAPVTSVSFADATSSPFNTSQDFLVVLSGANDNLVKVWKVARGTTTAQITPQVTFKGHGGWVRDCVFSPDGTWILSTGHDGFVRQFSTGENAEDAIYLVDGPELGGHAASIEDVAITTRDGERRVATVSRDKTVKVYNLNRNQSDDALTETLTEGHSPDASVPSGMFLSDGQTFVSSASDSTTRIWDLTSGTQLMTLEGTGDGSALAVSSSKGRWVLTGGGQIDPEDQSSAWQAKLWDVTDLGSSDSSSINTPLVSFAEHPTPINAVAISNDVNSNGQLVLLTADRAGRMQLWAWKPGAKTVTLLRAIAPFEGKYAHKGAIVAAKFLPNDDVLVTAGADQVVSLWNVSTGEEITDRRMPHPGAIFSMQTTPDGSRMVTACADGKVRVWDLATAEVERVYAPHGGLKTLLSNVRQEFRSKRHSTEIMERAWQIVNANGDLSNFRERGGWQQNVVTLLYQLPKRVAQTAANKNLSTDSVAAESRLAKEFAEQFAEEVFDGVSVDSLLQPRIGSVAISPDGGIVLATNSQDAWTHLWNVENSANENATADQHLNANGRLLQGVIFSPEPGVNRFALLGLADVQVFTIEKGFEDQSNVQLVMSFNAHDQIVSADFAPDGLHLVASGLENSARVWDVQARRTIVKLEGAHRGPVLNARYSPDGQRILTVSADGTAKLWSIEPVDVDGETRLKASVVQSFTGHRSDVTDGAFSPDGQTIVTVSKDRTIRLWDAATGKVQFTSPAEEDSLLCVDFCGDGQRIVVGHNNRIATMWNLENQNGELSLQKKMTFAGHSAAVTDVVFSPLEDFNNNGQQDEFETYGDRMMSASEDNSVIVWDTRIPEEDGVDVPQAKQILTLRRHTRAVTSVRFAPDGRLAVTGSEDSRAILWPTKDWRTEKHEELLKEKEQNVADRVQPAKEIETAER; translated from the coding sequence ATGGCTAATTGTCCTCAGTGTCAGGTCAATCTCTCTCAAGACGATCTCGAAGCATCCCGGTGTTCCCAATGTGGATACCAGTGGAATGCCGATGAAGTTCCTGCGGATGTTCCCGCACCAGATGCCGCTGCCGGCCATTGGTCCGATGACCAAGACGACGGTGGCGTGACGATCGACGTGCGCGAGATGTCGAGCCAGGAGATCCAGCGTCTTGAACAAGTGTGGGGCACATCCGCAAATCAAGATGCCACACCGGGAATGACGATCAAGGCCCGGGACGACCAATACCTCGATGAAGACTTCAACAAGGGTGGCGGTGGTGCACAATCCGCGGATAGTGGTCCGAACGGGGACTCCGCGACGGGCGATAGTGAAAAAACAATGACCGCGCCCGGTTACGCAGCCGATCTTCCGCCGGCCAGTCCCGAAGACAAGGAAACCAACCAAGCCAGCCCGACCGACGAGGTGCCACCAGTGGATCCTTCGGACTCCGCTGACGATGACGAATGGTCCGCGGACAGCCATGAAGTGACCGTCGAATCCAACGAATTCATTGACGAAAGTCAATCGGCCGACGATTTGCGAACCATTCCCGATGTGGCTGCGGGCGGCGATTCGGAAGAGATTGACCACGAATCGGCCACGTTCGCATCGGATGAGTTCATCTCGGATGACGCGGCGGAATCGGCATCGGATTCCGGCGACGAGAACGACAGTTACGATCAAACCATTATTTCAGACGAATTCGGTGAGTTCGACGAATCGCCCGATTCGAAGACGTACGAGTCAGACGCTGATCTCGAAAGCGACTTCGACGAACTTGGAGCGACCATCCCGGATGTCGGTTCCCTCGGTGCCAGTTTGCCGCAAGAAGATCGAGGCGATCAAACAATCGTCTCGGATAGTTTGGAAGTTGAAGGTGCCGATTCGGCCGACCAAACGTCCAAGACCGACGAGTTCGATGCTGCCGGGTCAATGGGACCACCTCAGGACGACAGTTACGATCAGACAATCGTTTCGGATGAATTCGCTTCGGACTCGAAAACGTTCGACTCGAACGAGTCTGGTGGAGTCTCGAACGATCGCACGGCTGCGATGGATGCCGACGATTTGAAACGTTCGTTGTCGTCCGGTGGGTTGGTCATCAAACGCCGTTCGCTCCGTTTGGAGGGAACTCCACGAGCCGAAGATGCCGACTATGTGTTGATGAACCTGCTCGGCGAAGGCGGGATGGGCAAGGTCTACAATGCCCGGCAGACATCGGTCGACCGCTCAGTGGCCGTCAAGATGTTGAAGGTCAAAAGCAAAAAACTCCGCGAACAACAAGCGAAGTTTTTGACGGAAGCGGTTGTCACCGGTGACTTGGCCCATCCGAACATTGTGCCGATCTACGATGTGGGCCAAGACGAAGAGGAAGCGTTGTTCTATTCGATGAAGCACGTCACGGGGAATCCGTGGATTGATACGCTTCGTCAGAAACCGTTGGATAAGAACCTGGAAGTTCTGATGCGAGTCGCCGACGCCATGGCGTTCGCACACTCGAAAGGCGTGGTCCACCGCGACCTCAAACCCGAGAACGTGATGCTCGGTGAGTTCGGTGAAGTCCTGGTGATGGACTGGGGCCTGGCCATGCCGACCAAAGAATTCTCTCACGGCAAACGGGGGATCACGCCCACGAACAGCATGGGCGGGACGCCCGCTTACATGGCACCGGAAATGGCGACCGGCCCGCTGAGTTCGATCGGACCAGCCAGCGACGTTTATCTCCTGGGAGCAATTCTCTACGAAATTGTCACCGGCGCTCCCCCGCACCGTGGCAAGAACGCCATGAAGTGCCTGATGGCGGCGGCGAAGAATGTCATCCATCCTGCGAAAGAAGAAGGCGAGTTGATGTCGATTGCCATGCGGGCAATGGCGACCAACCCGCGAGAGCGACACGGCAGCGTCCATGAGTTCCGCACAGCGGTGGAGGATTACCTCACTCACAGCGAAAGTTACGAACTCTCTGATCGAGCCGAAGACGACCTACGGGAAGCTCGGGAAACCGGAAACTATCAAACCTTCAACAAAGCGGTATTCGGTTTCGAGGAAGCACTTCGTCTGTGGAGTGGAAACAAAACCGCCGCGACCGGTCTTGCAATCACTCAGGTCGCATACGCCGAACGTGCGTTGGAGAACTCCGACTTTGACTTAGCAGCCTCGCTGTTGGATCAGAATGATCCCGACCATCAACCAATTTTGGCCACGATCGCCAAGTCCAAGAAGGAACGTGACGACCGCATTCAGAAATTGAAGCGGGCGAGACAGGTCGGATATGGATTGGTCGCAACGATCTTGTTAGTCGTTTCGGCGGCGTTCTTGTGGGTGAATGCAGCTCGTGCGGAAGCCGAAGAACGACGAGTTGCGGCCGAGAACAGTGAACGTCGGGCGGCAGGATCGGCTGCAATTGCCGACTTCAACGCCATCGAAGCGGGAATCCAAGAAGAACAAGCACTGAGAAACTTGGCGATTGCGGAAGCGGCGAAGGAAGCCGAAGCGGTTCAGGCTCGTCGGGCGGCCGGTGAAGCCGCGATCGCGTTCTTCAATGCCATTGAAGCCCAAGCTCAGAAGAAGCAAACCGAACAGGCGTTGCTAGCGGCTGAACTGGCTCAAGCGGCCGAGGAAGCCCAAGCGAGAATTGCAGCGGGTGAGGCCGTTATTGCGGACTTCAACGCGGTTCAAGCGACGGTCCAGCAACACAAAGCCGAACTGGCTCAATTGGCGGAAGCCATCCAAACACGAATTGCCGCCGGTGAAGCCGCCCTCTCTGACTTCAACGCCGTTCAAGCCTCCGTTGAAGAGCAGAAAGCTGTGGCGGCTCAGAAAGCCGAAAGCAAGCAACGCAAACGGGCGGCCGGTGAAGCCGTGATTGCGTTCTTCAATTCGATCGAAGCTCAAGCACAGCGAAAACAAGCGGAGATCGCTCGAGCCGCCGAGGTGATTCAATCTCGACGTGCAGCGGGTTCGGCTGCGTTGTCAGACTTCAATGCGGTTCAAGCCTCCGTCGAGGAACAGAATGCCCGTGTCCAAGAACAACGAGCCGTCGCCAACCTCGACTTGGCGTTGACCGAACGGAAACGAGCCGACGGTGAAGCCGCTGTGGCTCAGTTCAATGCCATCGAAGCTTCCGTTCAACGGACCATCGCCGAAGTCGAGCGGAATGAAGCCATCTCCGCTCGTCGCCGAGAAGAAATTGCTCGGAAGGCCCAAGAATACGAATCTTACGGGGCACTGATCGGTTTGGCGAAAGCGAAAATCGAAGAGAATTCGTTCGATTTCGCCCGGGACTTGCTCAACCAAACCAACCCCTCATTCCGGAACTGGGAATGGGGTTATCTGATGCATTTGTGCTCGCAAAGTGAACGTGAGTTCGAGCAAGGCAAGCGGATCGAATCCATTGCATTGTTCCACCAAGACGATCGCTTTGCCATTGGTGGAGCCGAAGGATTGGCTCGAGTTCAAAACCGATTGGACAAAGACGATGTGCAAGACATCCCCCTGCCCGCTTCGGTGAATGTTCTCTCCATTGCCGTCTCGCCCGACAACCGTTTCATCGCCTTGGGAACCGACGATACACGCAACGGATTCATCAAGTTGTGGAATGTCGATAACCAAGAATTTGTCGAAGAATCATTCGGACCGCGAGACATTTTCTCGATCGCTGGCAACGAAGATCAACGGATGGCGTTGGGTCACCTGAACCATGTGGTGAGTGTGGAATTCTCACGCGATGGCCGACTCTTGTTGACGGCATCCATGGACCGAACGGCTCGACTGTGGAACGTCGCCACCGGCGATCTGATCCGCACGTTTGACGCTCATAGCGACTGGGTCTGGGATGCCACGTTTGCCTCCAACGACTCCGGGTTGGAAACGCAGATTATCACTGTCAGCGAAGACGGAACCGCCGTGGTTTGGCGAGACCCCACCGGACAGTGGACGGAAGAAGCGAACGTCAGTTTCTTGTTGCCGTTCCGAGGACACACTGGACCAGTTTACTCGGTCGCGTGTTCACCGGACGGTCAAACCGTCGCCACCGGCGGATACGATCGGAAGATCCTGGTCTGGCAACCGGAAGACATTCCACAACTCACGCAGAAGGAGTACTTCGCGAAGCTCTACCGCAGAGAGCCGGTTCCCCGAACGAAGTTCACAGTCCTCAGCGGACACTCAGCGCCTGTGACAAGTGTCAGCTTTGCTGATGCCACCTCGTCACCGTTCAATACCTCTCAAGATTTCTTGGTGGTCCTCAGTGGTGCGAACGACAATCTCGTGAAGGTCTGGAAAGTTGCGCGAGGGACCACGACCGCTCAGATCACTCCTCAAGTGACGTTCAAAGGACATGGCGGCTGGGTCCGTGATTGTGTCTTCAGCCCCGATGGAACTTGGATTCTCTCGACTGGTCATGATGGTTTCGTGCGACAGTTCAGTACCGGCGAGAACGCCGAAGACGCCATCTATCTCGTTGATGGCCCCGAACTCGGCGGTCACGCTGCTTCCATTGAAGATGTCGCCATCACGACCCGCGACGGTGAACGACGAGTCGCCACCGTCAGTCGTGACAAGACAGTCAAAGTCTATAATCTGAACCGGAACCAATCCGACGATGCTCTCACGGAAACGCTCACCGAAGGCCATTCGCCGGATGCTTCCGTGCCATCGGGGATGTTCCTGTCGGATGGGCAGACGTTCGTCAGTTCCGCTTCTGATTCAACGACACGCATCTGGGACCTGACTTCGGGCACTCAGCTGATGACGTTGGAAGGAACCGGCGACGGCTCCGCGTTGGCGGTATCATCGAGCAAGGGTCGATGGGTCCTCACCGGTGGCGGCCAAATTGATCCTGAAGACCAATCCAGCGCATGGCAGGCAAAACTTTGGGACGTGACCGACCTCGGATCGTCGGATTCGTCATCGATCAATACCCCACTGGTGAGCTTCGCCGAACACCCGACGCCAATCAACGCCGTCGCGATCTCGAACGACGTGAATTCCAATGGCCAACTCGTCCTGCTCACTGCCGACCGAGCCGGCCGGATGCAGCTGTGGGCGTGGAAGCCGGGAGCGAAAACGGTCACACTATTGCGTGCTATCGCCCCATTTGAAGGCAAATACGCTCACAAGGGCGCTATCGTGGCGGCGAAGTTCCTGCCCAACGACGATGTCCTCGTGACAGCCGGTGCGGACCAAGTTGTTTCCCTATGGAACGTCTCGACGGGTGAGGAAATCACAGACCGTCGAATGCCACACCCGGGGGCAATTTTCTCAATGCAGACGACCCCCGATGGCAGTCGTATGGTCACGGCTTGTGCTGATGGAAAGGTTCGTGTCTGGGATCTGGCAACCGCGGAAGTCGAGCGAGTTTATGCACCGCATGGGGGACTGAAGACACTTCTCTCAAACGTACGACAGGAATTTCGCTCGAAACGCCACTCGACCGAGATCATGGAGCGAGCGTGGCAAATCGTCAATGCCAATGGTGACTTGTCGAACTTCCGCGAGCGAGGCGGTTGGCAACAGAACGTGGTGACTTTGCTCTATCAATTGCCCAAACGGGTCGCCCAGACAGCTGCGAACAAAAATCTGTCGACGGACTCCGTAGCCGCCGAATCTCGTTTGGCCAAGGAGTTCGCCGAGCAATTCGCAGAGGAAGTTTTCGACGGTGTCAGCGTGGATTCGCTTCTGCAACCGCGAATCGGATCGGTGGCGATCTCCCCGGATGGCGGGATCGTGCTCGCCACAAATTCCCAAGATGCCTGGACGCATCTTTGGAATGTCGAAAACTCAGCGAACGAAAACGCGACTGCCGACCAACACCTGAATGCGAACGGGCGACTTCTGCAAGGCGTCATCTTCTCACCGGAACCTGGTGTGAACCGATTTGCTTTGCTGGGTCTGGCTGATGTCCAGGTCTTTACGATTGAAAAGGGCTTTGAGGATCAATCGAACGTCCAGTTGGTGATGTCCTTTAACGCTCACGATCAAATTGTCTCCGCCGACTTTGCTCCCGACGGTCTGCACCTCGTTGCAAGCGGTCTCGAAAACTCGGCTCGCGTTTGGGACGTGCAAGCACGCCGCACGATTGTCAAACTCGAAGGGGCACATCGTGGACCGGTTCTTAACGCTCGTTACTCTCCCGATGGCCAACGTATTCTGACAGTCAGTGCTGATGGCACGGCGAAACTGTGGTCGATCGAGCCGGTGGATGTCGATGGCGAAACCCGCCTGAAAGCATCGGTGGTTCAGTCATTCACAGGTCACCGCAGTGACGTGACCGACGGGGCATTTTCGCCAGATGGGCAAACCATCGTCACCGTTTCCAAAGACCGAACCATTCGCCTCTGGGATGCTGCCACTGGAAAAGTCCAGTTCACCAGCCCGGCCGAGGAAGACTCGCTGTTGTGCGTCGATTTCTGTGGTGACGGTCAGCGAATCGTGGTCGGTCACAACAACCGTATCGCGACCATGTGGAACCTCGAAAACCAAAACGGTGAGTTGTCACTTCAGAAGAAAATGACATTCGCCGGCCACTCGGCAGCCGTTACGGATGTTGTGTTCTCGCCGTTGGAAGACTTCAACAACAACGGTCAGCAAGATGAATTCGAAACCTACGGGGATCGTATGATGTCGGCCAGCGAGGACAACAGCGTGATCGTCTGGGACACGCGAATTCCTGAAGAGGACGGCGTGGATGTGCCACAGGCGAAACAAATTCTCACGCTTCGTCGACATACTCGTGCCGTGACGTCAGTCCGCTTCGCACCGGATGGCCGATTGGCTGTGACCGGCAGCGAAGACTCGCGAGCCATCTTGTGGCCCACGAAAGATTGGCGAACGGAAAAACACGAGGAACTACTCAAAGAAAAAGAGCAGAACGTAGCCGATCGTGTGCAACCCGCGAAGGAAATCGAAACCGCCGAGCGGTAA
- a CDS encoding zinc metalloprotease has translation MALVSAFAFEFKKTMVLLLTVCWFACVILISQAITRMVTSATNGFVFRLLVFPGVLVHELSHYVACKLTGARVEKVQLFGRLPSPDSKPVYGGYVMHGPSKLPLVGDLLISFAPVFGGLGTMTLLTVLAGDPLGLDQSPAEAVSDDALPQHNLQSAFWGMIFTMGRLPMKIYENFTSWSFWGYLYLTASMAVALAPSRQDFANSWQYLWKNFLWLVLLLGVMYLVSRILGTFIDSVIAPYLVGLFAYTISILLIVLVLTTIVTRVWLLIRRRPKSS, from the coding sequence ATGGCTCTTGTATCCGCGTTCGCCTTTGAGTTCAAAAAAACCATGGTTTTGCTGCTGACCGTTTGTTGGTTCGCCTGTGTGATTCTCATCAGTCAGGCCATTACGCGGATGGTGACGTCGGCCACAAACGGATTCGTCTTTCGGCTACTGGTTTTTCCGGGCGTGTTAGTTCACGAGCTTTCCCATTACGTCGCATGCAAACTCACCGGAGCGCGGGTCGAGAAAGTTCAGTTGTTCGGGCGGCTTCCAAGTCCCGACTCTAAACCCGTCTACGGTGGCTACGTGATGCATGGGCCATCGAAGCTGCCGCTGGTGGGTGATTTGCTGATCTCGTTCGCCCCCGTGTTCGGGGGGTTGGGCACGATGACTTTGCTCACCGTCCTCGCTGGCGATCCGCTTGGACTTGATCAAAGCCCCGCCGAAGCTGTCAGTGACGATGCATTGCCTCAGCACAATCTTCAAAGTGCATTCTGGGGGATGATCTTCACGATGGGACGGCTACCGATGAAAATCTACGAGAACTTCACGAGTTGGAGTTTCTGGGGATACCTCTATCTCACCGCGTCTATGGCGGTCGCGTTGGCGCCGAGTCGGCAAGACTTCGCCAACTCTTGGCAATATCTTTGGAAAAATTTTCTCTGGCTCGTGTTGCTCTTGGGCGTTATGTATCTCGTGAGCCGGATTCTGGGAACATTTATCGACAGCGTGATCGCCCCGTATCTGGTGGGACTGTTCGCGTACACGATTTCGATTCTGCTGATCGTGCTCGTCCTCACAACCATCGTCACACGGGTTTGGTTGCTAATCCGTCGTCGTCCGAAATCGTCGTGA